GACCAGCACCGAGCTGTTTCAGGGATGAAGTCTCATTGCTCTCTCTTGGTCACAAAAGCAATGTCCTAAACCACAGCAGGAAAGTTCCCCTTTTCCATCTGGAGCTCTCAGAGAAACAGTGTAGATTTCTTCATCTCAGGGCACCCAAGGCAAGGAAGCAAGCCTCTGGAAGATCCCTTACCAGATCCATtctttcctcctgcttcctccaggagGGACCTAAAAGGCTATCTATTGTCACTATGTCAGTGTCCCCAACCTGCTGTAGAGCTGGAGATAAATTGATGAGTGCCAGTCTGTTTCCAGGAGCTGGGTGATGCTGTATGAAGAAGAGAGGTCCCTGGTCACAGTCTTGTATATCATAGGGGGATGGTGGGAATCTGATGTCCCAGCTTACTGTGCTTCTCCCCACAGAGGGTTAGTCAGCATTACCCAGATGCCCCTTCTCCATGTTCTTGGAGGCCACTGGAGCTTTggcccccacctcccactccacTGGTAAcactagaaagacaaacatcagcTTTGCCGTTTCTTAGGCCTGGTCAAAAGAACAGAATACCTTTGGCTGTGGGTGGCAGCATGACAGTCTGGTCTGTCCCAGAAGGTTAGAAAGTTTCATGCCATCTCTCCTCCCTTAGAAGATAACCCATCTGGACCTGTCAGTCATTTGGCCAAGAGACCACCCCTGTCAGGCTGTTTCAGCTAAAGCCTTGCTAAGGCGATAGGAGGACTCATAGTCCCTTTAAGAAGACTGTACGTTTCCCTCCCAGAAACACCCCTTCTGTGGAGTTGCTTATGGAGTCATCGTCACAAAGCTTTGCTATGCCTGCCTGCTTTGTGGAATTACTCAGAAAAGCCTAACTTTTCCTTCGCAGCAGGCGAGCTGGTAAATTCGAGTGAGGCCTGACTAATACCCCAAATCCAGATCTTTTCCATGTATCAGTTGATGAAGGAAgaggatggaggaaagaaggaaacaggaCCACAGTGCTGTCTGAGTTTGCAGCATGGAGGTCTCCTCACTGCCTGCTAAAGGAGCCCTGCCACAAGGCAGGGAGGGGGCTTTAGAGAAAGTTCTGGAACCCACAGTGCCAGAGGAAGCACACTTAGGTTCTGGCCAGCATCCAagggaaagaggcagaaaaaagaaaaggggaaagttgCACCCTTCACGTCGGGGAAGAACCACAGATGGTTTGTCAGATGGCCATTTATTTTCCACCTTATTACAAAAGAAGTTTTTGTACCAACAGAAATACTGACTCTTGCAATTttagtgaaaataatttaaaataaagattccAAGCAATTGATTGTAAGTAGAATTAAAATAGAGTATCTAAAACACAGTCATACCTTATTTTATCAATTACAAGGCTTACTGATAAGTGTTTTTCAGTCAGGTCTCACAGATGCTCTCTGGGGTCAGTTTTATAAGCATAGAACTGAGGTTCTAAGTGACCAACATTCTAGGCTGGAGCTGATACCCATATACATCAAAGCCACAAGGCCACAGTCTGATCAGGCTCTCAGGGAGTCCTAGGTCCTTCCCCACCATGTAAGAGAAGTAAATGTTCAGTATCCCTGGGCATGGCTGCTTGAAGATGTCCCAAATAATCTCATCTAAGGATCTGGGCCCATGAAACACAAAACTGAATTTCAGAGGTACTTTGAAAAGCAGTTGTTAGTGGGTGGTGGTCATCGGGTTTACAGAACCATTCCCTATTATTCAAGAAGTAGAATCATTTCTGAGCATCCAGAGGCCCCATGTGAGAAAAGATGGTTCCCTGGGATATCCAGGTGGCTCATGGAGACTGTGGATGTTCCCAGAGATGTCCTGAGACCTCACCTCTCCCACTGTGAAGCATGACCTGTCCAAGGTGGTGACCATGCATCAGAAGAAGCTGTGACCAGGCTACCTGGAAGCCATCTGGGGAAGTAAAGGCAAAGGCCTGGGCCAAGCTGGTGAAGTCACCCTAGATTTCCCTTGGATGGCAGATGTAGATACACTAACCCATCCCTTTGGTCCTGTGTTCATCTTTGGtcctctttatctctctccctcataaacatcttttctttaggacacttcaaaaacaaaatgccTCACTGCAAAGAAAGTCATTAAAACATGGATCTCAGTTTTATGTTAGTTATGTCTCATTGTTACAATTGAATGCCTGATAAAATCAACTTGAAGGTGGAAAGGTttctcttggctcacagtttgagggtgcagtcaGTTCATCACAGCCGGAAAGGCATGGCCGCAGGAGAGTGTGGCAGCTGGTTACACATTCTATCTGTAGTCGGGAAACAGAGGGCGATGAATTTTGCGTGCTCAACCTGAAGTCCCTTGGATCCAGTCCAGAAGCCCCACCCTAGAATGGTGCTTCTCACATTCGGGTGGGTCTTCTTGTTCAGTTATACCTTTctagaggtgtgtttccatggtgattctaagtccCATCAAGTAGACAATGGTCTTCTTGTTCAGTTATACCTTTCTAGAGGTGTGTTTCCGTGGTGATTCTaagtcccatcaagttgacagtgaagatgAGCCGTCAAAGACGTCAGCATCCTGGACGTTAACGTGGCATGTGTAACGCAGGCCTCTGTACTTGGAAGTTGAAACTTGGTTGACGCACAAGGACAAATGATGTCCAGAGTTCAAGTGAGCAGACCGGTAGTGACAATGagagttatttttaaatgccCCAATCTGGATTGCAGGTCGTGTGGAAAGTTTGGAATCTACACTTCCTTGTTGACTTTGCGACTCTGGGTGACAGCTGTTTGACTTGATCAGACAAGCGGGATGGGAGGGGGTGTGAGGAGCAGGGTCAGGAGTGGGAATGGGTATTGCTAGTGTCCACGAGGTGGAAAACACTTCCCTTTAGTTCTTACGTAATTTCTCCAAAGCCCAAAGGAAGCACAGAATATCCACCCCCTACTCTTTTATACCACCCCAAACAGGCTTGGGGAGTGTAGGGGACTTCATCAGACTGCTCACAGCTGCTCAGTGGCAGGTCTGACTCAGAAGTCCATATCCCCTTCTTGGCTGTATGACGTGGTCTCGCCACATGCTTCCCTGTGTTGGATGCATGTGTGGCTCCATGTGAGCCTTTCCCTGAGATATTCAGAAGGAAGAAATATCTTCTTTCCCATGTCTTCTGTAAGTTTCACTCATGTCCTAGCTTGTGCCAAGCTGGCCTTGGCCAATGACCCAGAAAATCCAACTCCCATagctttatttacttacttttttaagATAAGAGATGGgggcaggcagaggaggaggcagggcacTCAGAAGCCAAGCCTATTTCCCAAAAGCAAACTTCTCTGGATTAAGAAACGGGACAAAGGGGGCTCCTCTGAATGCACAGGAACTCACCTGGGCTGTATCGATGATTAAGCTGCAAGCTCTGAGGTTGAATGAACCTTATTGCAGCATCCCCTGATGAGGAAAAACAACCCAGATACACCTCGGATCTATAAATGAAATTTATGTGGAATGAGAGGCAGCTGGCCCCTCGCCTCTCCCAGCACAGTTCCCAAGCACAGATCCCGGGGTTTTCAGCCCTGGGCCAGCTCCAGGTCAGCTCCCTGACAAAGCTCTGTCATTCTAGGCTCAGCCTTGGCACAAGCCACCAcagccctctccttctctccatttcttcagGAGGATGGTAGGTGTCGGGCAGGGGCTCCTCACTTCCAGAGACTGTCTTCACATATATGTGGCCTTCCTGGGCACCTGGTGGGTCCATTTCATGGGTCGGTGACCGCCTAGGATTCTTGAGAAcacaaacagatttttaaaataatatagtagAGACTTCAGCTTCTGGCCAAGGTGGGCTCAGCTATATGGACCCTTCCAATGGAAACAGCCAAGATCAGACCAAACATGTGAAACAATGGTTGGCAAGAAGACAGTGGGGATCAGGGGACTAAAGACACCAGCTCTTGAGGGGCAGGAGGTGAGTGGCATCTACAGTTGCCTGAACTTATTGCCTTCAAGGGTTTTTTCATGCCACACAACTCTCTCTAATTATTGTTAGCACGGTGTCTCCTTCCTTTAACTTTTAATCCATTCAAGTCTTTATATTCATAAAGTGTGATTCTGTAGAGTTttataaagttggctattgcttTTATAGCCAAActgactctctctgccttgtaATTGAAGCTCTCTAGGTCATTTACATCTAATATGATCATTGTTATAGTTGGGTTCAAATCCACTAtctcgctttttttttttcatttttttctacatgttcattcttttaaaagatttgtttattatgtatacagtgttctgcctgcatgtatacctgcatgccagaagagggcaccaaatcccattgtagatagttgtgagccaccacgtggttgttgggaattgaactcaggacctctggaagagcagtcaatgctcctgactgctgaaccatctctccaggcctacatgttcatttttaaattacttttctcatGTTTTATTCCCTATAAGCTTTATAATCTTACTAAGTTTATTGAGAAATGTGTTGGGATTTATATCacaattatgtttatttaaaaattaaattaatttgtatgtgtatgaatgttttccctAAATGCACATGCCTGGtatctgaggaggtcagaagagtgcagATGCCCTAGAATTAGCATAGACCATTGTGAGTTGCcgtacaggtgctgggaactgaacccaggtcttctgaaaaagcagtaagtacttttaactgctctCTAGCTCCATAATTACACTGATTATACAGATAATAAAAGTACCATAAATTGACATCTTTATGATGGTGAGTCATCCTTTCCAGGACTATAGTATATAACCATCATAACTTAGCTATTGTTGAATTCTTttattgaagatttattttttccataataGGATTAGACATTTCATCGAATTTGTTTTCAGCATTCTATGTATTTTATTACCATTGTAAAATAGGattttataaaattctttttctaaCTGGTAGCTGTTGGTATTAATAAATGCacatgattttgaatttttttttcagtgttggaaATGAAACCTAGGCCTCTTTGCTCATGTTCAGTTAGTGCTCTACCTCAGAACTAAATCCTGTGTATTGTTTCTATGTGCAATAAACTTATTCAACTATTTGGCTAATTCTAATAACCTATCTGtaggttattgtttttttttctatgttgacAGTCACATATGATCTGCAAATTATGataattttacttcttccttttcaagttatgtttgtcttttcttattcCATTGTGTTGGTTAGGACCTAAAGTCCAGTGCTGCATACAAGTGatgaacattttttatttgtttctgatcTTAATGAAATATTCCCTTAGGTACCCCTTTTCAAGTTAAGTTCCTATTTTAGCTCACCTTTGAAAGTCCATTTCAAGGGCTGGGGAGAAATGGTGCCTGCTATGCAAGTGTAAAGATCTGAGTTcgaatcctcagaacccacataaaaaccagatGTGTAGTGCAAgcgtctgtaatgccagcactcttaCGGAAGATgtggggcagagtcaggagacccctggaagcttgtgggccagcatccacagaggaaaacagcaaagaaatTCTTCTTAAACAAGCTGGGAAGTAAGGACAAACACCtaaatgtcctctgacctccacacatgttccATGGTACACATAGTCAAtcgtatgtgtgcacacacatacattgtgtacacacaaacacacacacattgtgtacacacaaacacacgcacacactaaataaataagaataaatagcTCTTATCACAAGTGACCTACCTTTCTAAAAATCCTTTTGTCCTATTAACATGGCCATATAGCTGGTTCTTTTGTCCTTTCAATAAATTACATTAAGTTGATTATCTGTTTTGCTGTTATTTGAATTTTCCATGCTGGGCATAGAACCCAGTGACTTCTATGTGTTAGGTCAGAATTTTACCATTGATCTACAGTCCACACCCTGTTTGCTAATGTCAAATCAACTGTGAACTCCTGTCTGGTCGGTAAAGACACCCAGATGACCTTCTTTGTGCTTTCACTGTGTTCCATTGCCTCCTTTCCAGGAGTCAGATGGCACCTTTGTGCAGTCTAGGCTTAAAAATCCTTAGCTGGCTATActttctgtcacatgtggggATTAGAATTAAAAGTTCTTACCTCAGATATTTTGGGATTGTCATAGAGTTCTGAAATTTCACATGGTCTCTCACTTTCCTAAAacagtcaaaaataaataagcaacaaATGAAAGACCATAGCTGTAACCATTCAAATCATCATGTTTTAAACTGCAGTGCCCATTAGGATTGCCAGaaggttttaaaacaaaacaaacacgcAGCTAAGCAAAGCTAAGCGACCTCGAGCAAAATGAACAGACTCAAGAAGCACCATTGTTCAAAaacagtccaggctggcattgTGACGGAGTGAGCAGGAGGAGATGGAACAGGATTGGCTGTGAGGTGATAACTGGGTTCTCCGTACTCTACTTTCCACATTGCCATATGTTTACAGTTACAGTAATCCCCCTGAAGCACTTGCAGTGGCTTCAGTGACCAGTAGCCAACTGGGATCTTAAGATGTTAATGGGAATCCCAGAAGCCAAAAGTTATAAGCTTCCATTTTGAATAGTGTGAGAAGCCTTGAAAGACCCTACTTCATCCCATCCCCTTGCTCTTTGTATCCATGCTGTATATGATACCAGCCCTGTGATAGCTGACAGAGACATTTATTGCTCTATTTTAAGTCATTCAGTTTTATTATTCACTAAGAATGTTAATCTTTCAGTGTGActaatttattattatcatatttttGTGCATAGTGTCTAATAGGGACATTGGGTTCAACATGCTTCACAGCATCAAGTGACTACTACATGGTCTTGAAGTTTATCCTTTGTGAATGATGTTTGGGGggactatatacataataaaaatatgtgttggggtgggagtgcagctcagtggtggagtacttgcctagcatgtgggaaaAGTCCCGTGCTTGATCCCCACCACCATAAACAATCAAACAAAGACCCCCCTAAATGTTTTTAGAACAATTACATAGTTCTATCACCaggaattctttattttttgttttgttttgtgtgtttggatgCCTGCTTTCTATCTTCCCATATTAATATCTACCAGTATGAAAACAACCGTGAGAGAGTGAAGTTAGAACTCAGAGGCTACGTGGCACAGGTAGAGCACATTGTGAAACTTTGTTGGATACAGATCTAGGTGACCATGCATGGTCCCCAGGGCAAATCTGATTCAAGTATGGGATGTCAGGGGGTCCATGCACATTCTCTTGTAAGTCCTGCCTTTTTAGACACAGGAACAGGCAAGGTCTCAATGTATCCCTTCCATAGACACCTCATCacttctttgtctcttattcccctCACATTCTTACTATCCAATGATGAAACCTGTGCCTTTTCCTCCCTCGGTACAGATAACACCCCAAGGTACAGACATGTTTGCATGGCAACAATAACCTATTCCTATATTTTGCCACCAAATGTCATCTTATTGCTAGAGATTTGTTCAAGTGATCAGAGAGTCATGTGCAAGTCAGCTTTGCCTGAATCTACCTACGAAAGACATTTCAGTCCAGCAACGTCTACTACCTTGTCCTCAGAAACAGCACAGGTTCTGGGTTCTGACATGCCTAGCCGGACAGAGGCCAGTTCACTGAGAAACTGAGATTCAAGCTACACATTCACAACCAAAGAAGCAGTGATCACCTCAATGGGCTCATCGATGCTTCTTCTTCGCTGAATCAAGGTTAACAGCAAGGCCACCAGCAGGGCTGTGGCCAGCAGGGAGGGGATTCCGGCGCTAGTCCAATAGAGGGACCACAGTCctgaacagagaaataaaacagagtCAGGGAGGCCCAGATTCTTCAAGAATAGAGGATGCATCTggtgattaaaaataaacagtgacAAAAACATGCATGGGCTCTGGATGCATTGgagaaatgaaatatttccaaAGATATTTGTGATGTATATAATTGGTGAATTGCTTTCCTGGATCTAATTTATATAGTTTACATGCATTTGGAATGCTGATCATCTACTAGAAAAAGGACAACTGATTTAAAGCAGGAGTCTCAGGGAACAGAAGCACGAACATCCTTTCGGAAGAAGAAAAACCAAGGTACAGTTCACAGCCACAGTTAGATGCCATGTTCACCTCCAGTCTGAAAAAGTGCCCTCTGTTTTTTGTACTGTTGACAGTGGCTAATGTAGAGACTCACAACTAGTCAAAGTGCAGAGAGCAAGGGTCTGGGGTGTGCTCCCTTGGGAAGAGGATCTCTTTATTTTGCCTCCTCCCTAAGGCTCAAGGGATGTTTCGGAAGagtagggaggagaggaaatTGAGGAAGACTAGGGCAAAACAGCTCTTCTGCTCATGACCGGAGCATCccacccatgaactcacagcagctgaggatgcctgcacaagaccaagccagtcaacAGTCTAGCATGGATCAGGGACACTGTAGATAGGTTCTGTCTAGTTTCCAACATACAGATGCAAACACAGGTATGGATTCTTATGCCTGGTTGCTTTTCTCCATGCTCTGTGAATTTgtctgtgcatatgcatgtattttaatgtttgtttatttatatatgtgtgtgtgtgtgtgtgtgtgtgcgcgcgcgtgcgtgcgtgcgcgcacctcagtctgcagaggtcagaagagggcataag
The sequence above is drawn from the Peromyscus leucopus breed LL Stock chromosome 1, UCI_PerLeu_2.1, whole genome shotgun sequence genome and encodes:
- the Opalin gene encoding LOW QUALITY PROTEIN: opalin (The sequence of the model RefSeq protein was modified relative to this genomic sequence to represent the inferred CDS: inserted 1 base in 1 codon), which codes for MSFSLNFTLPVNTTSSPVVTSAKADDCGPSIGLXAGIPSLLATALLVALLLTLIQRRRSIDEPIEESERPCEISELYDNPKISENPRRSPTHEMDPPGAQEGHIYVKTVSGSEEPLPDTYHPPEEMERRRGLWWLVPRLSLE